In Chryseobacterium oranimense, a single window of DNA contains:
- the murF gene encoding UDP-N-acetylmuramoyl-tripeptide--D-alanyl-D-alanine ligase has translation MNIEQFYPLFLQSDKVTIDSRKVGKNDIFFAFSGDNFNAATLAEKAADDGALAVIVEMQEFENKDRNIFYVPSTLEFLQQLAVHHRNQLKIPVIGLTGSNGKTTTKEIIHAVLSEKFNVQYTSGNLNNHIGVPLTILSIKPEHKMAVVEMGANHQKEIELLCTISQPDFGYITNFGKAHLEGFGGFEGVIKGKSELYDYLKSYGKTIVVNENDPIQAEKTENYTPKITFGKEHSDYHFGLLSEEHFVGLEYQGIHAVSKLTGEYNFTNLCAAASLGLYFGIGFEKIKHAVENYTPTNMRSQVVKKESTTLVLDTYNANPSSMNASLHNFATFEGRKTVIIGDMLELGEESVKEHQNILNLARELAFDQIITVGKHFKAVNPSSLSFENTAELIAYLQENKIHSENILLKGSRGIALEKSIEFI, from the coding sequence ATGAATATAGAACAGTTTTATCCTTTATTTTTACAGTCAGATAAAGTGACTATCGACAGCAGAAAAGTTGGTAAGAATGATATTTTCTTTGCCTTTTCCGGTGATAACTTCAATGCTGCCACCTTAGCAGAAAAAGCTGCAGACGACGGAGCTCTGGCCGTGATCGTAGAAATGCAGGAGTTTGAAAATAAAGATAGAAATATTTTCTATGTTCCTTCCACACTTGAATTTCTTCAGCAGCTGGCCGTTCATCACAGAAACCAGCTTAAAATTCCTGTTATAGGCCTCACGGGAAGTAACGGGAAGACCACCACCAAGGAAATTATACATGCAGTTCTTTCAGAGAAATTCAATGTACAGTATACCTCAGGAAACTTAAACAACCATATCGGTGTTCCGTTAACTATTCTTTCCATAAAACCGGAGCACAAAATGGCAGTGGTAGAGATGGGAGCCAATCATCAGAAGGAGATTGAATTGCTATGTACCATTTCTCAGCCGGATTTCGGATATATTACCAACTTTGGAAAAGCCCATCTGGAAGGCTTTGGCGGATTTGAAGGAGTAATCAAAGGGAAATCTGAACTTTATGATTATCTGAAAAGCTACGGAAAAACCATTGTTGTCAATGAAAATGATCCCATACAGGCAGAAAAAACCGAAAACTATACTCCAAAAATTACCTTTGGAAAAGAGCATTCGGATTATCATTTCGGACTTCTTTCCGAGGAACACTTTGTAGGACTGGAATACCAGGGAATACATGCAGTTTCAAAACTGACAGGAGAATATAACTTTACCAATTTATGCGCAGCAGCCAGCCTAGGTTTGTACTTCGGAATAGGCTTTGAAAAAATAAAACATGCTGTAGAAAATTATACGCCAACCAATATGCGTTCGCAGGTCGTAAAAAAGGAAAGCACCACGCTGGTTTTAGATACCTACAATGCCAATCCAAGCTCTATGAATGCCTCGCTGCATAATTTTGCCACTTTTGAAGGCCGTAAAACAGTCATCATCGGTGATATGCTTGAGTTGGGAGAGGAGAGTGTAAAAGAACATCAGAACATTCTGAATTTAGCCCGTGAGCTGGCATTTGACCAAATCATTACAGTCGGAAAACACTTTAAAGCTGTCAATCCTTCATCACTGTCGTTTGAAAATACTGCGGAATTAATAGCTTATCTTCAAGAGAATAAAATTCATTCTGAGAATATTCTTTTAAAAGGTTCACGCGGAATTGCGCTTGAGAAATCCATCGAATTTATCTAA
- the gldJ gene encoding gliding motility lipoprotein GldJ, giving the protein MKKLKLFSLIALSSTLALTSCGGSGTSKGGGTKKFVSKTGWKPNEKQGWFFAGKQQKQKGWPGMVYVEGGTFTMGLVKDDVMHDWNNTPRRMQVSSFFIGETEITNYEYREYLTWLKYVFPPSDPSFKEIYNGALPDTLLWDNKLARNDYNETYLRSPEFDYYPVVGVSWTQANRYCEWLTDRANEKALMQAGIIAKDLYINESNNQGGTAFNMDKFKANDPEMQGYINEKRMQQKSGMKTTNQRLLSANRAPNASMVQKFRLPTEVEWEYAALGMAKNREYNQYLGKKPEIERLRGTKGRDKGMFLENFKMGRGDYSGIAGWKNDGAAQTADVRQYPSNDLGIYGMYGNVSEWTADVYRPIIDEDFNDFNYYRGNMPQAIVRNGDGTYKMIDEGTIKYDTLADGRLVYKGLPGQFERETVADLRNYRDGDRQSSLEYYRASDSASSFDMYNAPKRRFIVDAGGRVKLQKDTRDRTSAVSNDVRVVKGGSWQDTAYWLDPGQRRYKNQDRAYGWVGFRVAQDARANDKGRTRR; this is encoded by the coding sequence ATGAAAAAACTAAAGTTGTTTTCATTAATAGCATTAAGTTCTACACTTGCATTAACCAGCTGTGGCGGATCCGGGACCAGCAAAGGAGGCGGTACTAAAAAATTTGTCAGCAAGACGGGTTGGAAACCAAACGAAAAACAAGGTTGGTTTTTTGCAGGAAAGCAACAAAAACAGAAGGGGTGGCCAGGAATGGTATATGTAGAAGGTGGAACTTTTACAATGGGATTAGTGAAAGATGATGTTATGCATGATTGGAATAACACACCGCGCAGAATGCAGGTAAGTTCATTCTTCATCGGAGAAACAGAAATTACTAACTACGAATACCGCGAATACCTGACATGGTTGAAGTATGTATTTCCACCAAGTGACCCTAGCTTTAAGGAGATCTATAACGGCGCTCTGCCAGATACTCTTTTATGGGACAACAAACTAGCTAGAAACGATTATAATGAAACTTATCTTCGTTCTCCGGAATTCGATTACTACCCGGTAGTAGGAGTTTCCTGGACTCAGGCGAACAGATATTGTGAATGGCTTACAGACAGAGCGAACGAAAAAGCTTTAATGCAGGCCGGAATTATTGCCAAAGATTTGTATATCAACGAATCCAATAACCAGGGAGGAACTGCTTTCAACATGGATAAATTCAAAGCGAATGATCCGGAAATGCAGGGATATATCAACGAGAAAAGAATGCAGCAAAAATCTGGTATGAAGACAACCAACCAGAGACTTCTTTCTGCAAACAGAGCTCCAAATGCTTCAATGGTTCAGAAGTTCAGACTTCCTACCGAAGTTGAATGGGAATACGCAGCTCTTGGAATGGCTAAAAACAGAGAATACAACCAATATTTAGGTAAAAAACCTGAAATCGAAAGATTAAGAGGTACCAAAGGAAGAGATAAAGGAATGTTCCTTGAAAACTTCAAAATGGGAAGAGGTGACTATTCAGGTATTGCAGGATGGAAAAACGACGGAGCTGCACAAACAGCAGACGTAAGACAATATCCATCTAACGATCTTGGAATCTACGGTATGTACGGAAACGTGTCTGAATGGACTGCTGACGTATACAGACCTATCATTGATGAAGATTTTAACGACTTCAACTACTATAGAGGAAATATGCCTCAGGCTATTGTAAGAAACGGTGACGGAACTTACAAAATGATCGACGAAGGTACGATCAAGTATGATACTCTAGCAGACGGAAGATTAGTATACAAAGGTTTACCTGGACAGTTTGAAAGAGAAACAGTTGCCGATCTTAGAAACTACAGAGATGGTGACAGACAGTCTTCTTTAGAATACTACAGAGCTTCAGATTCAGCTTCTTCATTTGATATGTACAATGCTCCTAAGAGAAGATTTATTGTAGATGCAGGTGGAAGAGTAAAACTTCAGAAAGATACAAGAGACAGAACATCTGCAGTATCTAATGACGTAAGAGTTGTAAAAGGTGGTTCTTGGCAGGATACAGCTTATTGGCTGGATCCGGGACAAAGAAGATACAAAAATCAGGACAGAGCTTACGGATGGGTCGGCTTCCGTGTTGCACAGGATGCTAGAGCTAACGATAAAGGTAGAACTAGAAGATAA
- the porU gene encoding type IX secretion system sortase PorU translates to MKQKITFLLLISFVSTLWAQRKAIEWEGSKIQDFGDTKLNLPNFKNEGFSFSQNNVFIITKQKIGEKQLKVSDLAWESVSGKELYDLDKGRLPDYEIADIAYYTLEGERYASISVALFKNVKGRVQRLSSFNISETSAPNDFRSGTANKVGSTANPLASGGFYKIKVDRSGIFKITTQFLKDNGINPASVNPKNFRIYGNGGIMLPEYNQDTKYSALQENAIQVVGEEDGVWNDGDYALFYAQGPNGYNLYDASNGNGFKRVDTRTDRSNNLKNIYDDFSYYFINFDKGLGKRVQPVDVNLPASNLITRFDNYQVINNDQKNLLKVGRIWVEEAPFTTDKSVTFTTASPIQGGDVIKYRTQVIGYRAQQNTVEFKINNQNPITQTVPANTPTYGFDFYQLKYDGTISNLSGNQITINYAPNISVNPNGVFHFDYAEVQYKENLAFNGSQLNFRDFSLTSGTNTNYGFSISNAANLEQVWDVTDITNANRRVNKAGAGSFNFGYITSDPNFNNEFVAFRADAAYNPQFVERVANQNLSGLQNVDYLIITVPEMMGQAQRLASYHQTKNNYTVEIVDAAKIYNEFGSGSRDLTAIRDFVTKLNNSGRLKYVFILGDASYDYKNRISGNSNIVSGYQGENSADFVGSFVTDDYIVMTQPQTASTIENNLPDLPVGRIPAANVTEAGNMISKTLAYYNALPGQSSPFGEWRMKLDFVVDDDKDGGSPFHEVTNNTLVSIFEAPGQQDLKEYNVRKLYLDAFPAQSTAAGQRFPQVTQAISNDIGNSLYLFYFGHGGINGWAQERVLTSTEIQNSNNFSNVYSRFPFVSTITCEFTLWDEPNTSSAGEQFIKLKQGGAAAMITSSRAIGVDYGRNFTDLYTKNIFKLTADDFETLGYAHLNAKKQKGATIDHLKVNFLGDPAMKLSRPQRQLVIDNIESPVPGLIRGLDFIKVKGHINNPNGTVNTTFNGRVSINIFDKRLNKKTLNNDGVLAPVMDYTEEGSAIVKASGTAVNGVFTVEFYVPKDINYAVGQGRILGYADNRVTDVFNNQPVQVGDINPNGINDNEPPKVKLYMNNTNFADGGITNQNPMLLACVTDDTGINSTGSGVGHDITVYLDGQIINTVVLNDFFASGEGNGCLNPGLADYQKGNVTYPFRNLAIGQHQLTFKVWDINNNSTTATLNFEVKDETDQHLVINRPLNWPNPFTNKTYIQFEHNCDDILDVNVQIYTITGKLVRTLSQPVVAEPFLQGFRTPRQAIEWDGRDDFGSTVAKGTYIFKIFAKSQNQEKCKGSATAVEKMVLLK, encoded by the coding sequence ATGAAACAAAAAATCACCTTTTTATTACTAATCTCTTTTGTATCAACACTTTGGGCTCAGAGAAAAGCCATAGAATGGGAAGGCTCTAAAATCCAAGATTTTGGTGACACAAAATTAAATCTTCCAAATTTCAAAAATGAAGGTTTTTCGTTCAGCCAAAATAATGTTTTTATCATAACTAAACAAAAAATAGGAGAAAAGCAGCTAAAAGTTTCGGATCTGGCCTGGGAAAGCGTTTCCGGCAAGGAATTATATGATCTGGATAAGGGCAGACTGCCGGATTATGAAATTGCAGATATTGCTTATTATACGTTGGAAGGAGAAAGGTATGCCAGCATCAGCGTCGCTTTATTTAAGAATGTAAAAGGACGTGTTCAAAGACTTTCTTCATTTAATATTTCTGAAACATCAGCTCCCAACGATTTCAGATCAGGAACTGCCAACAAGGTGGGAAGTACTGCAAATCCTCTTGCCAGCGGAGGATTTTATAAGATTAAAGTAGACAGATCAGGGATATTTAAAATCACCACCCAGTTTTTAAAAGATAACGGTATTAATCCGGCCTCTGTAAATCCGAAAAATTTCAGGATTTATGGAAATGGCGGTATCATGCTTCCGGAATACAATCAGGATACTAAATACAGCGCACTTCAGGAAAATGCCATCCAGGTGGTAGGTGAAGAAGACGGCGTATGGAATGACGGCGACTATGCCCTGTTTTATGCTCAGGGACCAAATGGATACAATCTTTATGATGCATCCAACGGAAATGGGTTCAAAAGAGTCGACACGAGAACGGACAGAAGCAACAATCTTAAAAATATATATGATGACTTCTCTTACTACTTCATCAATTTTGATAAAGGTTTAGGCAAAAGAGTGCAGCCTGTTGATGTAAACCTGCCTGCCAGTAACCTGATCACAAGGTTTGATAATTATCAGGTGATCAACAACGACCAGAAGAACCTTTTAAAAGTAGGAAGAATCTGGGTGGAAGAGGCTCCTTTTACAACAGATAAGTCAGTAACCTTCACTACTGCTTCACCGATACAGGGTGGAGATGTTATAAAATACAGAACACAGGTGATAGGCTACAGAGCACAGCAGAATACTGTTGAATTCAAGATCAACAACCAAAATCCGATCACACAGACGGTTCCGGCCAATACTCCTACATACGGGTTTGATTTTTATCAGCTAAAATATGACGGAACAATATCCAACCTGAGCGGAAATCAGATTACTATTAATTATGCACCTAATATTTCTGTAAATCCCAATGGAGTTTTCCATTTTGATTATGCAGAAGTACAATATAAGGAAAACCTAGCTTTTAACGGTTCACAGCTTAATTTCAGAGACTTTTCACTTACCAGCGGAACCAATACCAATTACGGCTTCAGTATTTCCAATGCTGCAAATCTTGAGCAGGTATGGGATGTAACGGACATCACCAATGCCAACAGAAGAGTAAACAAAGCAGGTGCAGGCAGCTTCAATTTTGGTTATATTACTTCTGATCCTAATTTCAATAATGAATTTGTAGCGTTCCGTGCTGATGCCGCCTATAACCCACAATTTGTGGAAAGAGTGGCTAACCAGAACCTTTCCGGACTTCAGAATGTAGATTACCTGATCATTACTGTTCCTGAAATGATGGGACAGGCACAGAGATTAGCCAGCTACCATCAGACGAAAAACAATTACACTGTAGAAATCGTAGACGCAGCTAAAATTTATAATGAATTCGGAAGCGGAAGCAGAGACCTTACTGCAATAAGAGATTTCGTCACTAAACTTAACAACAGCGGAAGGCTTAAATATGTATTTATTTTAGGAGATGCTTCCTATGACTATAAAAACAGAATCTCCGGCAATTCCAATATCGTGTCCGGTTACCAGGGTGAGAACTCGGCAGATTTCGTCGGATCTTTTGTAACAGACGATTATATTGTAATGACGCAGCCACAAACAGCGTCTACCATCGAAAACAACCTGCCGGACCTTCCTGTGGGCAGAATTCCCGCAGCCAATGTAACAGAAGCAGGAAATATGATCAGTAAAACATTGGCTTATTACAATGCCCTTCCGGGGCAGTCCTCTCCTTTCGGGGAATGGCGAATGAAGCTTGATTTTGTCGTAGATGATGACAAAGATGGCGGAAGCCCTTTCCATGAAGTAACCAATAATACGCTTGTCAGTATTTTCGAGGCTCCGGGTCAGCAGGATTTGAAAGAATATAATGTCAGAAAATTATATCTGGATGCCTTCCCTGCTCAAAGTACAGCAGCGGGACAAAGATTCCCTCAGGTGACTCAGGCAATCTCCAATGATATAGGGAACAGCCTTTATCTGTTCTATTTCGGACATGGGGGTATTAACGGATGGGCACAGGAAAGGGTATTAACGAGTACAGAAATTCAGAATTCCAATAATTTCTCTAATGTGTACAGCAGATTCCCGTTTGTATCTACCATTACCTGTGAATTCACATTATGGGATGAGCCGAATACTTCTTCTGCAGGAGAACAGTTCATTAAGCTTAAACAAGGAGGAGCTGCTGCTATGATTACTTCAAGCCGTGCCATCGGAGTAGATTACGGACGTAACTTTACGGATCTTTATACCAAGAACATTTTCAAGCTGACCGCTGATGATTTTGAAACTTTAGGGTATGCCCATTTAAATGCGAAAAAGCAAAAAGGAGCTACTATTGACCACCTGAAAGTAAACTTCCTTGGGGATCCTGCCATGAAACTGAGCAGACCTCAGAGACAGCTTGTGATAGACAATATTGAATCTCCGGTTCCGGGATTGATCAGAGGTCTGGATTTTATTAAAGTAAAAGGACACATCAACAATCCGAACGGAACGGTTAACACCACTTTCAACGGAAGAGTTTCCATCAATATTTTTGATAAGAGATTAAACAAAAAAACTTTGAATAACGACGGCGTATTAGCTCCGGTTATGGATTACACGGAAGAAGGAAGTGCTATTGTTAAAGCTTCCGGAACGGCAGTAAATGGAGTATTCACTGTAGAATTTTATGTTCCTAAAGACATCAACTATGCAGTGGGACAAGGAAGAATACTTGGATATGCAGACAATAGAGTAACCGATGTATTCAATAACCAGCCGGTACAGGTGGGTGATATCAACCCGAACGGAATCAATGATAATGAACCACCTAAAGTAAAGCTGTATATGAATAACACCAACTTTGCTGATGGCGGAATTACCAACCAGAATCCGATGCTTTTAGCTTGCGTTACTGATGATACTGGAATTAACTCTACCGGATCCGGTGTAGGTCACGACATTACAGTTTACCTTGACGGCCAGATTATCAACACGGTTGTTCTGAATGATTTCTTTGCTTCAGGTGAAGGAAACGGATGTCTGAACCCAGGTCTTGCAGACTATCAGAAAGGAAATGTAACCTACCCTTTCAGAAACCTTGCGATAGGCCAGCATCAATTAACATTTAAAGTTTGGGATATAAACAATAATTCGACAACTGCTACGTTAAACTTTGAAGTTAAGGATGAGACCGATCAGCATCTTGTAATCAACAGACCGCTGAACTGGCCGAATCCGTTTACCAATAAAACGTACATCCAGTTTGAGCACAACTGCGATGATATTTTAGATGTAAATGTTCAGATTTATACAATTACAGGAAAATTGGTAAGAACATTATCTCAGCCGGTAGTTGCAGAACCGTTCCTACAGGGCTTTAGAACGCCACGTCAGGCAATAGAATGGGACGGAAGAGATGATTTTGGGTCAACTGTTGCAAAAGGTACGTATATTTTTAAGATATTTGCAAAAAGTCAAAATCAAGAAAAATGCAAAGGAAGTGCTACAGCTGTAGAAAAAATGGTACTTTTGAAATAA